A window of Fibrobacter sp. UWR3 contains these coding sequences:
- a CDS encoding DUF4417 domain-containing protein, whose amino-acid sequence MSKNKRAKAAIDDGFQPELVKSARFEGIFEIPVIDKPKRIFIPGGITPFSRRNEAPTDSEGIGFFEMDPMFADVLRNPQAYAKELKKFPVVISPDCSLYRDAPLTVQIANVYKKNAISHYWQTQGIDVFALVRWGSRDTYTTDVLPEPIAFAGIPHDSIIVISTYGCIKTKEDKYHFEAGLDACLRALTPKIVLVHGAMPEKVFGTYLKYAEFHNYPNWIARKKGG is encoded by the coding sequence ATGTCTAAAAACAAAAGAGCCAAAGCAGCTATTGATGACGGTTTTCAGCCTGAACTAGTAAAAAGCGCCCGTTTTGAGGGCATTTTCGAGATTCCTGTCATTGACAAACCCAAAAGAATCTTTATCCCTGGCGGAATTACGCCGTTTAGCCGCAGAAACGAGGCTCCGACGGATAGCGAGGGTATCGGATTCTTCGAAATGGACCCGATGTTTGCCGACGTCCTGAGAAATCCCCAAGCCTATGCTAAAGAACTCAAAAAGTTTCCTGTGGTTATTTCGCCCGATTGTTCACTTTACAGGGATGCTCCCTTAACCGTGCAAATAGCAAACGTTTACAAGAAGAATGCAATCAGCCATTATTGGCAAACTCAAGGCATAGACGTTTTTGCACTTGTTCGCTGGGGCAGCCGCGACACTTACACGACAGACGTGTTGCCTGAACCGATTGCATTTGCAGGAATCCCTCACGACAGTATTATCGTCATCAGCACCTACGGATGCATAAAGACAAAAGAAGACAAATATCATTTTGAAGCCGGACTTGATGCATGCCTACGAGCGCTCACGCCCAAGATTGTTCTTGTCCATGGAGCCATGCCAGAAAAAGTCTTTGGAACGTATTTGAAATATG